DNA sequence from the Glycine soja cultivar W05 chromosome 18, ASM419377v2, whole genome shotgun sequence genome:
TGTTTTGCacttgtaataataataaaaaaataatttacctgACTGGttatgctgctgctgctgctgctggttTCTAATTCAGTAGGGTTTGTCAGAGATGATCGAGGAGGTCAGTGTGGTTGGTTCACCTACGCATAATAATATATATGCTATGAATGGAGATGAAGTAAAACTATAAGAGATGAAGAATGGTGGCTTGCGGGTGAAATGAAGAGTGAGGGGATGCAAGCTAGGGTTTGCTGCCTGCAGGTTCAACCATAATTAAGAAGAGCCAAAGGTAGTGAGTACGTACGTGCAGTGTGGTCCACTGAGGTCAAATCTGAGAGCAAAACTGAGGGAGGGAGGATAGTACGTGATGGTATATGTGTGAGTATTCTTATGTTAAAGGATAATTAAGGACGATGGATCTAGGGGTGTGATGCCtacatttaaatatgtttttttatttcctctatAAGTAAAtgtcttttcatttttagtttggtaagtttattttttaaattgtagtgTATGTGTGTTTTTTCTATTGTGATTCTTATgcgatattttgtttatttttagttttataagtttatgttgttttttaaaattttggtctTTACAAGtataaatttattgtataaGTATAAACTCAtgagaattataaataaaaaaaattaaaattttaaagagattaaaattaaaaatatatatatacgaacttatgaatagtaaaaataaaattaaaaaagaacttactagaacaaaaattttaaaaaaagattaactTAGGTGAACTAAAATTAAGAAgataaacttataaaaaataaaaaatagtaacttAGATTAACATTGAAAAGGACcccatgaaaaaaaattggtggGCAACGTGATCCGTGTTGTCTTTTAGTGGGAGTGGGTGAgagtcttattttaaaaaaaaggaaattctaaacttgaccagaaacaataataatcaaaagtttaattattttgattggtCATTTTGTATAGCACATAACCACCCTTGATTTCCGTCAAATACGAACAATTAATTGTTGcacattttaaaaagaatacaAGTGTTATTTCTTTGTAGAATTCGTACATAATATTCTTTCTTATACTATGACAAATTGCAgttctcattaaaaaaaaaaaaaaaaaaaaaaaaaaaaaaaaaaagcagacaTCATTGTAAATAGAGTGATTGGTTGCCGCTAGAGTTAGTCTTTGactttgttttgtgtttttttattgcaaCGTCATGTTCTAATTGTTAGTGAAAATTCAAACCCACCATTTTATAATCCTAAAATATTTGTCTTTGTACTTGTACCTTTATTATTTTAGCAAATTGAGTAAAGAAGTACATCGAAGAATCCATGTGTGAACCACCTTTATTAGctcaaaaattattattaaaatattttaattgttcaaattaaaattaaataattgatgACTTTGTCCTCGTCTTCTCATCCTGCCCCACCTCTACCATCTAGAGAATCTTCCGCTGGAAAATGAGaagtataagaattaaaaaataataataatcctgccataaatgataaatttataaaacaagAAAGATTCCATTTTGTCCTAAAAGATATGCTAACATGCATGTATCCTGTAGATCAGTTTTTCATTGCCTGAGAAACAAAGTGTATATAGAGTAATCATCTACTATCATAAAGTCACATATTTTTTCTCCTAAACTAAGTGTTCTAGTGGGTCCAAAGAAATATtccaaaattttgaaataatttctaaaatttgtaagaatttctgattttttttgttaaattaatgcAACTacatttctaattaaaaatgtatatataattttttaaatcaagttTTAGGATATAATTTGCTTTCGAAAcatattttgatattaaaaaacaaacccCAAGGCCAGTTGGAGTGGTTGCaacctttttgtttttaaaatgtaattattaaAACATAATGTGTTTGGTAAAATGGAGTTCAagtaattttagttaatttcaaaattaatccttttatgttgattttcaaattgattttttttttttgcaaattagaattttagttttaaaaaacacaTGTTTTTCCCTCTATAAGTaaatatcttttcatttttagtttgtgtaagtttatttttcaatagtatttgtaagtttgtattttttttatttttagttcttatgaatttaagtttttctaattttCGTCTCTGTAAGTGAAAACTTAGGagaattataaatgaaaaaattaaaatcttaaagagattaaaattaaaaattatgaacttgtgaagactaaaaaaaatgaaaaaaaaactcgttaaaaccaaaattaaaaaaacgatAACTcacctaaattaaaattaaaaaataagcttataaaaaataaaaaataataacttagattaactaaaaatatatttaagccaaatAGCCCAAAATGAATTTGCGTTTTGATATTCTAAGATGGAGAAAAGGAccccctgaaaaaaaaaattggtgtgCGCAACGTGATCCGTGTTGTTTTTTAGTGGGAGTGGGtgagagtctttttttttatataaaaaaaaaggaaattctaaacttgaccagaaacaataataataaaaagtttaattattttgattggtCATTTTGTATAGTACATAACCACCCTTATTTCCGTCAAATAGGATTAATTAATTGTTgcacattttaaaaaactacaAGTGTTATTTCTTTGTAGAATtcgtaaataatattatttcctaTACTAAGACAAATTGTGgttctcattaaaaaaaagaccTCATTGTAAATAGAGTGATTGGTTGCCGCTAGAGTTAGTCTTCGactttgtttttatgtttttttattgcaaCGTCATGTTTTAATTGTTAGTGAAAAATTCAAACCCATGGGAAAATGACAACTTTGTCCTTGTCTTCTTCATCCTGCCCCACCTCTATCATCTAGAGAATCTTCCGCTGGAAAATGAGAAGtgttataagaattaaaaaataataataatcctgcccatacatgataaattgataaaacAAGAAAGATTTCATTTTGTCCTAAAAGATTATAGGCTACCATGCATGTATTCTGTAGATCAGTTTTTCATTGCATGACAAACAAAGTGTATCCAGGGTAATCATCTactatcataaaataatatcttttttccTCCTAAGCTAAGTGTTCTAGTGGGTCCTAAGAAATATtccaaaattttgaaataatttataaaatttgtaagaatttgtgattttttttgttaaatatatgcaactacgtttctaattaaaaatgtatgtataattgttttaaacatgttttaggagataattttgttttgaaacatattttgaaattcaaaaccaATCCATAAGACCAGTTTGGAGTAGTTGCAaccttttgatttttaaaatgtaattattaaaaattaatgtgtttggatagaatgaagttgaaataatttttaagttaatttcaaAACACTTTTATGTTCGTTTTTAaaatcaagaatttttttttgcaaattacAATTTTAGTCTTATGAAACACACGCTGTATGAATTTAAGAATAATTATTGTCATTACTTCTATCCCCATTATCAGCaacattattattgttgttattattattatcactgttataatcaataatattattagCAGCATGCTACTATTATTTATCAGCACCACCGCATCTACCACTACGAGAGGCACAACAAACACTACCAATACCTACATTACCATTATCACGTCTTAATCACCACTGTCACCACATAAATACAACCTAATTTAATAGGATAGGAGACTTTCAGAGTTATTTTGAAAACTAAgttaaaagaactaaaaatcTCTCGCAACACACCCTAAACTATTTtgtaattcaaaatcaatttagaattaatttgtaaaaattccAAACTGATCTtccaaaaaatgttatttttaagtaaTCAATCGAGTATTAAGATTAGTTTTggtttaaatcttttaaaaaatcaagcCATGCCTTTCTTTTTACAGGTTCTTTAATTCCATGGACTTGCACAACCCTCTCTGAGCATGCATGTTAGCCTATCCCTTAAAAATAGACGCGCAAGTAATTCTGTAAATATAAAGTTAGGAAGTGCCTTATCCCGAGCAACAATTGAGGTTGATATGTCAGAAATTTCACTAAAACCCGTGCATGTTATTTTGCTTCATTAATATTAAGAGTTCTTTAGTTTTAGGTTTCAGTTATGGCTTCCAACCAAGAAGTAACAGTGCCTTGCAGATATTGGGTGGACAATGAACGAAAGCGTGTAGTTATGGCGGAAGCAAGTGGACACTTTGTAGATGTTCTCTTTAGTTTCCTAACCCTTCCATTGGGAACTATCATCCGGCTTGGGAACACATTGGGGCAACCAATAGAGATTGGTTGCATTAACAATCTATTCAAGAGTGTGGAAGCTCTGAACCCAGATGTTTTCTGGAACGACATCTGCAAACGAATGCTGCTTTCTCCGCGCAACCCGTTAGAATTCTCTTACCAGAGACTAAAACTGAAGGTGGATGATACGCAGCCCACAAAGTATTTCGTGTGTCACATCTGTTCAAAGGGCAGTGATTTCTCGCTGAGTACTTTTGATGAGGTAAAGTGCCACTGTGGGAACTTGATGAAAAGACAACTAGATATGCTGGTAGAGCCTGCTGGTGGCAATGGTGTTTTTGTTAAAGGGGATGCCATGTTCTTGATCTTTGATGACTTGACAGTGCTCCGTAGCTCTCCCAGTGTCTCCTTTAAACCACCACTCCAACTTGGACACAAAGAATTCAGAAAGGTGGAAGAAAAGTCTCTAGATGTTGACACAAATAAggtaatatttctttttattcatttacttgCATGAGTTTTTTGGTTAGAAGGATggaaatggaaaaaataaacttatcctCCCGATATTGTTTTAGTTGGGCCGACAGAAGTTAGGGAACAGAGATTTTgccttattttttctcttcaaataaaGATTTTTACGAAATAGTATGTTAGACTTCAGCATGAATATCTATTGTGAAACAAATAGTTATAAGAGTCATAAGTTTATgccaatacaaaaaaaattaggggATTATAATGATTGTTTTGTGCTAGAAAATTCAGATACATTGAATTCAAGACATTTTTCCGACTTGCACTTGCTACTTATGTATGCAACTGATAACCGTCCTCGAGTTCCTTAGCTTGTAAAATCGTAGATGCGCAGGACCTTTCCAGGTTTAATGAATTATAACTTCAcaatttgaattgttttatgttttctttttctcaggCATTTAGCATACTAAAGCAAGCATTAACCTCCAAATCTGCTCTAAGTGTCACATTGGAAAACGGAAAATCTGAGCCATCGTCCTCTTTCTTACCAGATATTGGCCCAAGTCAACGGAAAGATTACATAAAAATCAAGGTAATAGTGAGCAAATCACAGAACAAGATTCTGTTTGTCGAAGCAGATGGagattttgttgattttctaGTCAGTTTCCTTACAATGCCACTTGGATCTATTATGTACCTTGTGAATGGCAAATTATCATTGGGAAGCATTGATAAGTTGTACACAAGTGTGAAGAATCTTGATCCATCATGGTTCATAGCGTCGTCAAACAAATCCTTACTGAATCCAAAGGTTGCTCCTCATTTTGGTTGTGGGAGCAATCCACTAAATGCTTCAGAAGAAGACACTGCCAAGTATTGGTATGGAACTGGCATAGTGAAGGATAATAGGGGACGTATCATCTATGAAAAGAATATGATTTCAAAGAACAAACATATGCTAAAAGATCCAAAAGATATCAAACTTTTGGACCCAAGATCCTCTAGAGCAAGAAAATCTGATGTGGGATTTATGAAGAGGCCATGTCTTTTTGTTGTTAGCGATAATCTGGAAGTGAAAGCAATGACGACTTCTTCAAGCATTCCATGTCCATTTATGGAGAATGACCGGTTGTTGGATGATTTGGAGGAACATTTGGTGAAAATCAGGAAGTCACAGGTAATATTCACAATTCAGTACTCCCGACGACTTGTTCTTTTGCACTGCCACAATATTGGATTAAGAAATTTTGATTCATATCAATGGTTTTATTTAACAATATTTGTCTTAATTTTGTCAATTTAGAGGTGACGTTCATTATGTCTATTTTGGTCAGGCACTAAAGATATTGATGGCTTCTTTGACATCCAACAAAGCTGCTTTCACAAGGAGCCTATCCCACTTATTGTGGAATTGGAAATGCCATAGATGCATTCCATGTTGGGGGTTACTGGGAAGGATGAAAATAAGTcacagaaagaaaaaagaaatggaaGATAAAGAAAGTGAGGAagagatataataataatatgatgggAAAGAAACAAAGGAAAGACAAGACAATGAAGTAGAAAGGTGATGGAAAAGAAAATAGGTAGATGTTAACTGCCTGAACAAGccaaaggaagaaaataaagcCTAAACTTTATGGGTGTTAATAACTGATTAGGGGCAGTGTAGAGCAATCCTGCCATATTTTGGTGTGTGAAATTGTAATGTTTAAGGGAATTGGATGGTTATGTAGCTGTATTTAATTCTTTTGTTCTATGAAGTGATTAGAATGTTGGTCCACAACTCTACAACTGCTATTCGGCTCTGAGAAATTGACCTCCGAAAGATCTTTAGTATTCATCTCTTAGTGATATGATCAGCACATCCTGTCTGAAAAATGTATACATCTATATAGCTAGGTAAGGAGAGTtcgagtttttttgttttttgtttcttgtagTCAGGGGATTTGAAGTTATTCTATTATAGTCGTTGATCGAAATTCTTGATAtctgtaattaaataaaattaagattttttaattagactAAAATCTATAGCAGTGACAGGGTGATGAAGAAGCTTGGTGTCGACTATGAAGGAGTGGATAGGGATGGGTTCGGAATTGGGTAattgtttaaaaagaaattatgatAAGAATTCGAGCATGAAACTTTCCTCCAAAGGTGCTATATAGTGTCCTTCATAACCATATGGGTTTAAACTTTCATATTAATCCAATATTTATGAGGATCCATATTAAGGTGTGAAGGGGAAAGGTGGACACGACACccttattttctatatattctCTTCATCACTCGCCTCTGTTCATTCTTCAGACGTTTTCTATACACTTTATGGTGGGATATCATTCTTGATATCTAGAAGTCTAGCATGACTCAGCACGAATTTTGTCTTGTTGGTGTCAATACCATTATATAACTTCAGTGATTTATCTTATGGATCAAGTGGAAGAAGTCTAGCATACAGCTGCACACAAGTTGTTTAGCTCCTTGATGGGTTAACTATTGTTAATTTGTACACGAAATGTGTATCACGTATTGTCCTGCTTGAGGTTGATGTTTTAGCTTCAGGGTGTCTTGGACTGTATGATAAGTGCAGAAGGTTGGTTCTGTTTTCAGGATACAGGACTTGTATCGAAATTTTCTCATGTTTTGGTGTTAAGCTTGGACATTCCTTGTGCATAAGAAATGATTTCCTTTATCTTTAATGAATTATttggcttataaaaaaaagacagagaaagtatttttataaaactaaaactacAGAGGATCTGTAACTGACTCAAAGTCATgccaaataaaagagaaaatatacaTCACAATGTAGGTCAAGATTACTCCACAACACCACTTAAAAAATAAGACTAGCATAAACCTTTATTTCATAATATTGCCATGATTGTTTCCTCCATCAATTATTTCGATGTTGAAGTTCCATTCAACCTAAAAACAATATCAAAGAATAATTATATAACTTtgagtattttgttttgttacgATAAATACAAGGACATTAATCCATATAGAAAAATGACTGCTGCCACATATAGTGCTTCTAGTAATATATATtaaggcttttttttttaaataagaaaacttTTCTAAACCGGAAAAGTGAAAGATGACAGAGTTTCACGATTGGGGAGGCATTTCCTCCTTTTTGATATGCAAAATACATAAGtatcttttcaatatattttaaagccttaaatatgtttttaatttttaataaatatataataaatttttgttttatgttgaatccttaataaaataaaacttttttatctttcatattttgttttagtccctgataatttataaaattttatgtttactttctaataaattaacaaattttgttttagtttgtattaataactaataaaaaatatttatcatggagtgaatacaaatttattagggattaaaaataagtgtcaaagatcaaaaataaaattattgttttattagagACTCAAAATTTAGTAGGGAgtaaatgaaaaatcaaatatttgttagggatcaaaaatatatttaagcttaTTTCAAAAGAACATATTACATTGTTAGCTTTGAACTTTGTGCATTATTGGaattaacttttcattttttttccattatatTTAAGCATCGTTTTTAACTTCAATTTCAAGCAGTGCTTCAAacactattaatatttttcaatgataGGGAAGCCCTAAGAAATgcagtttttcaggaacaggtaTCTAGTAATAACTTACCAACAGTGAACAGTTCATGAGTACTGGACAATGAATTCCTGaaacaaatgagaaaaaaaagttcAGAAAAACTGAAATTACgatattatttaatgataaGGTTATGTACTTATATACTGTAAAATAGTTTTAGAGTATTATTTaagatcataaattattatgtatgtatgataaatatattaatttttatgataaatattatgCGGTGATTTGTGAAAATTATAGTATGCATGAAAGGAATAATGCATATATTGTAACTTACCATATGATGCTAAGAAGAATTCCCAATGTTTTTTATTGTCTATATGATTGTATAATGAGTGCTGCCTGATGGATTCCctgaacaaacaaaaaaatgtgagTTGATAAAAGATTCAGTTAGAATATAAATACTTCTTTTAAATATGCAATTCAGAGAAATGCACACGACTATCACGATAAATTTCTTTAGTTGGAAGAAATAGGAATTAATTATTATGCATCTTTAAAGTCCATATGCAATCATTACTACATTATCTTCTTAGGCATCTCTAACATTCAttagttttgaaattaattacgAAATTGTAGAATGTGCAATCACATATTATAAAGGACTGTTCAACAAAATAACAATAGAGCCAAGAGAGTAAAAGGTATAATCCATGTTATCACTACTATCGTATTCACCAAAACAAGGTTTAAATAATAGTGAgttgaaaacattttctaaaagcGAACTATTGAAGGAAGTGTATCAGAATACAACTAATCTTTATGCTCTTAAGGCATGCCTTTGGCAGACAACATATGCAATATGATGACAAGGACTAAGGGGAAGGTAAAAACAGAGTATATAACTCCATGGAAATTTAGCAAAAACATGGTAAAAGATGGAGATGTTGGTTAGCCAAATAAGTGCATATGTATTCCCTAACCATGAGTATTAACTTTGCAAGTTAATACCTACCTAAAACTCCTGCTCTTCCAATTAAATTTGCTCAAGAGGCTTGAATTGATGCAAATCAGGTACATAAGAATATTTCATTTGAGGGCATTCTGTTAAAGTCACTTGATCCAAGGAAGGGAATTTCAACTTGAAAGTCCCTGAGTAGATTCCTACTATGCTTGGTAAAGAATCAAGAGACAAAACGCTCAGCTGCTCAAATGTTATCTCTTCATCATTGGATTCGTGATCTCCCTCTTTGGACACTATTTCTTGTATTGCTTGGCAATCCCGTATGGAATGTGCTTCAGTTGACCTAGACTTTTGGCTGTTGAGGATGTGAACAAATATACCAATCCATGGCattcttcaacattcaaagaGGTAAGATTTGCAAAAGACACGGTTGACGGCACCAAGTTTTTGATGCTAGGGCAAGAAAACACTTCCAATGTTTCTAGTGTTTTAAGTAAGGGTTCCACCCATGAGTGTTCTAATCCTATGGAATTCAGCTGTTGGAGACTcttcaaatgtaattttttcagCTTTGAAAGGACTTTGGTACAATTGGTGCTAGGTATCTGAGAGGAGAATATTTCATTGAAGGAACTacagaacacttcaagattttcAATGCTGGATATCTCTTCCAATCCACTGGAGAATATATTTGACTCATCATCCTCATGGTAACACATCAATTTGAGAACTCTTAAATTTTGCAGGAGGTGTGCAGCATTTGCAACAAATTGTCCTTGCCCAATCATATTGTCTTTGCAAGCGATTGCTTGATGCTCCAAGCTAGGCATGACCTAAGAAAATCAGAAGCAAGAAAGGGTACAAGatgaaaaatacaagaaaaaggTCATTAAGAGAGAAAtagcagaaaaaaaataaagaagtaaaataGGAGTTATGAAACAAGCACAATTTGAGAAATTGTCCTTGCCTGAATCTGTCCTTGCAAAATTCCTATGGCATCTTCCTTTTTGAGTGATAGTTGCACCAAGTTTGGGAAAACCTAGGAATTTAATTGTTCGAAACAAAATATAGGATTCGTAATGAGATCTAACTCAATTTACCATAAATGGTAGTTTTGAATgtattaaaaaaggaaaaatatttgattaaattcacactttcaatttcaattaattatgaaaatgatagcaaaatacaCTATTTGACCCTATGTTTTAAACACTCCATTTTTTGGCATGATGAAGAGAGATCACTTTAATAAGCTCAGTAGCTTATTTTTGtattctcattttttctttttatttgaagaATATGAACAATACACTCTTAAagcattttttaacattattt
Encoded proteins:
- the LOC114396285 gene encoding uncharacterized protein LOC114396285, with the protein product MASNQEVTVPCRYWVDNERKRVVMAEASGHFVDVLFSFLTLPLGTIIRLGNTLGQPIEIGCINNLFKSVEALNPDVFWNDICKRMLLSPRNPLEFSYQRLKLKVDDTQPTKYFVCHICSKGSDFSLSTFDEVKCHCGNLMKRQLDMLVEPAGGNGVFVKGDAMFLIFDDLTVLRSSPSVSFKPPLQLGHKEFRKVEEKSLDVDTNKAFSILKQALTSKSALSVTLENGKSEPSSSFLPDIGPSQRKDYIKIKVIVSKSQNKILFVEADGDFVDFLVSFLTMPLGSIMYLVNGKLSLGSIDKLYTSVKNLDPSWFIASSNKSLLNPKVAPHFGCGSNPLNASEEDTAKYWYGTGIVKDNRGRIIYEKNMISKNKHMLKDPKDIKLLDPRSSRARKSDVGFMKRPCLFVVSDNLEVKAMTTSSSIPCPFMENDRLLDDLEEHLVKIRKSQALKILMASLTSNKAAFTRSLSHLLWNWKCHRCIPCWGLLGRMKISHRKKKEMEDKESEEEI